One Neomonachus schauinslandi chromosome 9, ASM220157v2, whole genome shotgun sequence DNA segment encodes these proteins:
- the LOC110571471 gene encoding 60S ribosomal protein L31-like has product MAPTKKGGEKKKGCSAINKVVIREYIINIHKRIHGVGFKKCAPRALKEIWKFAMKEMGTPDVHIDTRLNKAVWAKGIRNVPYHIRVRLSRKRNEDEDSPNKLYTLVTYVPVTTFKNLQTVNVDEN; this is encoded by the coding sequence ATGGCTCCCACGAAGAAGGGTGGCGAGAAGAAGAAGGGCTGTTCTGCCATCAACAAGGTAGTGATCAGAGAATACATCATCAACATTCACAAGCGCATCCATGGAGTGGGTTTCAAGAAGTGTGCCCCTCGGGCACTCAAAGAGATCTGGAAATTTGCCATGAAGGAGATGGGAACTCCAGATGTGCACATTGACACCAGGCTCAACAAAGCTGTCTGggccaaaggaataaggaatgttCCATACCATATCCGTGTGCGGTTGTCCAGAAAACGTAACGAGGATGAAGATTCACCAAACAAGCTCTACACACTGGTTACCTATGTACCTGTCACCACTTTCAAAAATCTACAGACAGTTAATGTGGATGAGAACTAA